The DNA window TGGCGAGGTGGCAACGAGCGAGCTGTGGAGTAGAGAGCCGCAGAGCGTAACATTGCCGCGTCAACTGAAGCTGCGACAGACACAGTGCTCCCCTCCATCGAGCCAACTGACGCTGAAATGGAGAGATCTTCCATGTTCGCCGCAACAGAGGCCGCGAGATCCCGGGGCCGCCGCTGCTTCACGCCACTGAGCGCGTTGAGCCATGGTTCAGAGGATGAGTTCTTTTCGGCTGCATCACCCAACCACCCCTCGCCCGGAAACACCCATCTTCAGTTGTCTGAGGATTCTGTCCTCCAATCGTCGGAAAACTCCGCCCTGCAGTCGTCTGAGTTCTCCGGGCTTCAATCGTCGGAGAACTCCACCCTCCAGTCGTCTGAGAGGCCCGACTCTCCATTCCCTCAGCATCTGCCTCTACTCACCATGATGAACCCCCGGAAGCGACGCCGCAATTCTACAAGTGTCGTCAGAGAAACCCCCGTCTCCAGGGGTCAGTTCCTCGCCCAGGCCTTTACATTGGGCTCGTCCAACACTGCCGCCTATGTCTTTGGCTCTTGCGTTGGCCGCCTCTTCAATTTCGAGTTCCCAAACAGAACCCCCCAGACAGAATGTTCCAGTTGGCCCCGGAGTTGATGAAGCCAGACCCGAcgaggccaatggccaggAGGGCATTGTCGGCGAGCCAGTTGCCAACATTGACGGCGAGCGCGAGCCAGTTGCCAACATTGTCGGCGAGCCAATTGCCAACACTGATGGCGAGCCCATTGGCAACATTGATGGTGAGCCCGTTGACGACATTGACGGTGAGCCCTTTGAAGATTCGTCCACGGACG is part of the Trichoderma atroviride chromosome 1, complete sequence genome and encodes:
- a CDS encoding uncharacterized protein (SECRETED:SignalP(1-17)), giving the protein MSLALALAASSISSSQTEPPRQNVPVGPGVDEARPDEANGQEGIVGEPVANIDGEREPVANIVGEPIANTDGEPIGNIDGEPVDDIDGEPFEDSSTDDE